A part of Micromonospora chersina genomic DNA contains:
- a CDS encoding alpha/beta fold hydrolase, producing MTDQRGGPVDESCVLPEGPWTHRFVGANGSRFHVVEAGTGPMVLFLHGFPEYWYAWHEMLPAVADAGFRAVAVDLRGYGASDKPPRGYDGYTLAADVAGLIRALGERSATLVGSGAGGLIAWTAASFHPTLVRRLVVLGAPHPLRLRAAIFADPRGQFTASTPTLKFQLPRYEHVLTRDDAAEVEAMLRRWGGPRWVNGPDFDAYARCCRVAMQIPQAAFCAMEGYRWAFRSVLRLHGYRFVRLMQKPLTTPTLQLHGALDRASLPRTAQGSGRYVTAPYEWRLLDGVGHFPHVEARDLVLGEILRWTKS from the coding sequence ATGACCGACCAGCGCGGCGGACCCGTCGACGAGTCCTGCGTCCTCCCCGAGGGGCCGTGGACGCACCGGTTCGTCGGCGCCAACGGCAGCCGCTTCCACGTCGTCGAGGCCGGCACCGGCCCCATGGTGCTCTTCCTGCACGGCTTCCCCGAATACTGGTACGCCTGGCACGAGATGCTGCCGGCGGTCGCCGACGCCGGCTTCCGCGCCGTCGCCGTCGACCTGCGCGGCTACGGCGCGAGCGACAAGCCACCCCGGGGGTACGACGGCTACACCCTCGCCGCCGACGTGGCCGGGCTGATCCGGGCCCTCGGCGAGCGGTCGGCCACCCTGGTCGGCAGCGGCGCGGGCGGGCTCATCGCCTGGACGGCCGCCTCGTTCCACCCCACCCTGGTACGGCGGCTCGTGGTGCTCGGCGCGCCGCATCCGCTCCGGCTCCGGGCCGCCATCTTCGCCGACCCCCGCGGCCAGTTCACCGCCTCCACGCCCACGCTGAAGTTCCAGCTCCCCCGCTACGAGCACGTGCTGACCCGCGACGACGCCGCCGAGGTCGAGGCGATGCTGCGCCGGTGGGGCGGGCCGCGCTGGGTGAACGGTCCCGACTTCGACGCGTACGCCAGGTGCTGCCGGGTGGCCATGCAGATCCCGCAGGCGGCGTTCTGCGCCATGGAGGGCTACCGCTGGGCGTTCCGGTCGGTGCTGCGGCTGCACGGCTACCGGTTCGTCCGGCTGATGCAGAAGCCGCTGACCACCCCGACCCTCCAGTTGCACGGCGCGCTCGACCGGGCCTCACTGCCCCGCACCGCCCAGGGCTCCGGCCGCTACGTCACCGCGCCCTACGAGTGGCGGTTGCTCGACGGTGTCGGCCACTTCCCGCACGTGGAGGCCCGGGACCTGGTGCTCGGCGAGATCCTGCGCTGGACGAAATCCTGA
- a CDS encoding phage holin family protein — protein MDFLKGLLIRLASTAVAFWLATLLIPGISLDSDSATETVTTLVLVAVIFGVVNAVLQPIIKTVGCGFYLLTLGLIALVVNGLLFLLTSWIAGEAGLPFHVDGFWPAAVLGALFVGIVTWILGAVLDRD, from the coding sequence ATGGATTTTCTGAAGGGTCTTCTGATCCGGCTGGCCTCGACGGCGGTGGCCTTCTGGTTGGCCACGCTCCTCATCCCGGGCATCTCGCTGGACTCGGATTCGGCCACCGAGACGGTGACCACGCTGGTCCTCGTCGCGGTGATCTTCGGGGTGGTCAACGCGGTGCTCCAGCCGATCATCAAGACCGTCGGCTGCGGCTTCTACCTGTTGACCCTCGGCCTGATCGCGCTGGTGGTCAACGGCCTGCTCTTCCTGCTCACCAGTTGGATCGCCGGTGAGGCGGGCCTGCCGTTCCACGTGGACGGCTTCTGGCCGGCCGCGGTGCTGGGCGCGCTCTTCGTCGGCATCGTCACCTGGATCCTCGGCGCCGTCCTCGACCGCGACTGA
- a CDS encoding WXG100 family type VII secretion target — MSQTQAEAAVMQQTAAKFEQVDQSLQTMLSGLMAELEVLQQAWRGAGGRSFAQVKQQWAQDQAALQRALRETATAIRTAGRQYDVSDTEAAGRVAGTNRGIQLPL, encoded by the coding sequence GTGTCCCAGACCCAGGCAGAAGCCGCGGTGATGCAGCAGACCGCCGCGAAGTTCGAGCAGGTCGACCAGTCGCTGCAGACCATGCTCAGCGGCCTGATGGCCGAGCTGGAGGTGTTGCAGCAGGCCTGGCGGGGCGCCGGTGGGCGCTCCTTCGCGCAGGTCAAGCAGCAGTGGGCGCAGGATCAGGCGGCCCTGCAACGGGCGCTGCGGGAGACCGCGACCGCGATCCGCACCGCCGGCCGGCAGTACGACGTGTCCGACACCGAGGCCGCCGGCCGGGTGGCGGGCACCAACCGCGGCATCCAGCTACCGCTCTGA
- the mycP gene encoding type VII secretion-associated serine protease mycosin, which yields MSRPTARPALAVLVTLLVAGFPAAPAAARAPSACATPPTPARPVAEQPWPQQRYAPDRLAPLATGAGVVVAVVDSGVDRSHPQLAGRVLDGVDFLDRGGDGTRDCAGHGTGVASIIAAAPRPGVAFRGLAPDARILPVRVSEQQVVEGRESGRTVGAADFARAIRWAVDHDADVVNLSVVLYADDPAVRAAIAYAVRRDVVLVAAAGNLHDSGDPRPYPAAYDGVLGVGAIGADGIRAAFSQTGPYVDLVAPGSDVLMAAPRQGHHRAEGTSYAAPFVAGTAALVRQYRPELDAAEVARRIVASADPAPGRADGYGTGVLNPYRAVTETGGPASGRGTGAALPVDRPDAAELARQARRTTARDRALLVAGTTGAAALLVMLLAVVLPRGARRRWHPADPA from the coding sequence ATGTCCCGGCCCACCGCGCGCCCGGCCCTGGCCGTTCTGGTGACCCTCCTGGTCGCCGGGTTTCCGGCCGCCCCGGCGGCGGCCCGGGCACCGTCGGCCTGCGCCACGCCGCCCACGCCGGCCCGCCCCGTCGCGGAGCAGCCCTGGCCCCAGCAACGGTACGCGCCGGACCGGCTCGCCCCCCTCGCCACCGGCGCGGGGGTGGTGGTCGCGGTGGTCGACTCCGGGGTGGACCGGTCCCATCCGCAGCTCGCCGGCCGGGTGCTCGACGGGGTCGACTTCCTCGACCGGGGCGGCGACGGCACCCGGGACTGCGCGGGGCACGGCACCGGCGTGGCGAGCATCATCGCCGCCGCGCCCCGGCCGGGTGTGGCCTTCCGCGGGCTCGCGCCGGACGCGCGCATCCTGCCGGTACGCGTCAGCGAGCAGCAGGTGGTCGAGGGGCGGGAGTCGGGGCGTACGGTCGGGGCGGCCGACTTCGCGCGGGCGATCCGGTGGGCGGTGGACCACGACGCGGACGTGGTCAACCTGTCCGTCGTGCTGTACGCGGACGACCCCGCCGTGCGCGCCGCGATCGCCTACGCGGTCCGGCGGGACGTCGTGCTGGTGGCCGCCGCCGGCAACCTGCACGACAGCGGCGACCCCCGCCCGTACCCGGCCGCCTATGACGGGGTGCTGGGGGTGGGCGCGATCGGGGCGGACGGCATCCGCGCCGCCTTCTCGCAGACCGGCCCGTACGTCGACCTGGTCGCCCCGGGCAGCGACGTGCTCATGGCGGCGCCCCGGCAGGGTCACCACCGGGCGGAGGGGACGAGCTACGCGGCGCCCTTCGTGGCCGGCACCGCGGCGCTGGTCCGGCAGTACCGCCCCGAACTGGACGCGGCCGAGGTCGCCCGGCGGATCGTGGCGAGCGCCGACCCGGCTCCGGGGCGGGCGGACGGTTACGGCACGGGGGTGCTGAACCCGTACCGCGCGGTGACCGAGACGGGTGGGCCGGCCTCCGGCCGGGGGACGGGGGCGGCGCTCCCGGTCGACCGGCCGGACGCCGCGGAGCTGGCGCGGCAGGCGCGCCGGACGACGGCCCGGGACCGGGCGCTGCTGGTGGCCGGCACCACCGGGGCCGCCGCCCTCCTGGTGATGCTGCTCGCCGTGGTGCTGCCCCGCGGGGCGCGCCGCCGCTGGCACCCGGCCGACCCGGCCTGA
- the rarD gene encoding EamA family transporter RarD yields the protein MNQTRLGYLYGFGAYLLWGFFPIYLKLLRPAGPVEILAHRIVWSVVFVALLLAAMRNIGFLRALARRPRALAAIAAAAALIAVNWGTYIYGVNSDRVVETALGYFINPLVVVLIGVFVLRERLRPAQWAALGVGGLAVAVLTVDYGRLPWLALTLAFSFAGYGLVKKRLGLPAAEGLFVESAVLALPALAYLGWLGRQGDATFGHGSGHTVLLVLAGAATAIPLLLFAGAANRLPLTGLGMLQYLAPILQLGCGVLVFHEPMPPARLAGFALVWVALVVFTVDAVRHTRRTRAEARAAAPVPAGAR from the coding sequence GTGAACCAGACCCGTCTCGGCTACCTCTACGGCTTCGGCGCGTACCTGCTCTGGGGTTTCTTCCCGATCTACCTGAAGCTGCTCCGCCCGGCCGGGCCGGTGGAGATCCTCGCGCACCGGATCGTCTGGTCGGTGGTCTTCGTGGCGCTGCTCCTGGCCGCCATGCGCAACATCGGTTTCCTGCGGGCGCTGGCCCGGCGTCCCCGGGCGCTGGCCGCCATCGCGGCCGCCGCCGCACTCATCGCGGTCAACTGGGGCACCTACATCTATGGGGTGAACTCCGACCGGGTGGTGGAGACCGCCCTGGGCTACTTCATCAACCCGCTGGTCGTGGTGCTGATCGGGGTGTTCGTGCTGCGCGAGCGGCTGCGCCCGGCGCAGTGGGCGGCGCTCGGCGTGGGTGGCCTCGCGGTGGCGGTGCTGACCGTCGACTACGGCCGGCTGCCCTGGCTGGCTCTCACGCTGGCCTTCAGCTTCGCCGGGTACGGGCTGGTCAAGAAGCGGCTCGGCCTACCCGCCGCGGAGGGGCTCTTCGTCGAGTCGGCGGTGCTGGCCCTGCCCGCCCTGGCCTACCTCGGCTGGCTCGGCCGGCAGGGCGACGCCACCTTCGGGCACGGCTCCGGGCACACCGTCCTGCTGGTCCTGGCCGGCGCGGCCACCGCGATCCCGCTGCTGCTCTTCGCCGGGGCGGCCAACCGGCTGCCGCTGACCGGGCTGGGCATGTTGCAGTACCTCGCGCCGATCCTCCAGCTCGGCTGCGGCGTGCTGGTCTTCCACGAGCCGATGCCGCCGGCCCGGCTGGCCGGGTTCGCCCTGGTCTGGGTCGCCCTCGTGGTGTTCACCGTCGACGCCGTCCGGCACACCCGGCGCACCCGCGCCGAGGCACGGGCCGCCGCCCCGGTGCCCGCCGGCGCCCGCTGA
- a CDS encoding WXG100 family type VII secretion target — translation MDHGVLVVNFAALQQAGADIQRALTTLESQLGQLERDAAPLVTSWSGEAREAYEQRQARWRAASQDLQAMLRDIKLAVEDSAADYLDTEKRNVNLFQ, via the coding sequence ATGGACCACGGTGTGCTGGTCGTCAACTTCGCCGCCCTGCAACAGGCCGGCGCGGACATCCAGAGGGCGCTGACCACCCTCGAAAGCCAGCTCGGGCAGCTCGAACGCGACGCCGCCCCGCTGGTGACGAGCTGGTCCGGCGAGGCGCGCGAGGCGTACGAGCAGCGGCAGGCCCGCTGGCGGGCCGCCTCGCAGGACCTCCAGGCCATGCTGCGCGACATCAAGCTGGCCGTGGAGGACTCCGCGGCCGACTACCTCGACACCGAGAAGCGCAACGTCAACCTGTTCCAGTGA
- a CDS encoding GNAT family N-acetyltransferase, with product MFTLTRPDGYLLSTDPDRLDLDRVHHWLSTDAYWALGRDRDTVGRAFAGSIGFGVYRPGDGRQVAVARVVTDRATFAWLCDVYVDSAERGRGLGTWLAGAARDHLAEWGVRRIVLATNDAHGVYAKVGFTPVEPGRWMEYDKRVTQLTGKEQSAGSPLTVEA from the coding sequence GTGTTCACCCTGACCCGCCCCGACGGCTACCTGCTCAGCACCGATCCGGACCGGCTCGACCTGGACCGGGTGCACCACTGGCTCTCCACGGACGCCTACTGGGCGCTCGGGCGGGACCGGGACACGGTGGGGCGGGCCTTCGCCGGGTCGATCGGCTTCGGCGTCTACCGGCCCGGTGACGGGCGGCAGGTGGCGGTGGCCCGGGTGGTCACCGACCGGGCGACCTTCGCCTGGCTCTGCGACGTCTACGTCGACAGCGCCGAGCGGGGCCGGGGGCTGGGCACCTGGCTGGCCGGCGCGGCCCGCGACCACCTGGCCGAGTGGGGCGTACGCCGGATCGTGCTGGCCACCAACGACGCGCACGGGGTCTACGCGAAGGTCGGCTTCACGCCTGTCGAGCCGGGCCGCTGGATGGAGTACGACAAGCGGGTGACCCAGCTCACCGGAAAGGAGCAAAGCGCCGGTTCACCACTTACGGTGGAGGCGTGA
- a CDS encoding SseB family protein gives MTGWEPATEAEVAMRDALRAQDQQLYFRVLTRVDLLLPVAAEKPAGRGPTGWGTWTTGGRTHVLAFTSATALRACLGENAGATRRVPYADLAADWPNHEWWLAVNPGLPIEGYLPAWFVAQLARGDVRLPGRTMGARARLERVESAARAARGGPPAPGRDVPPPPVSPPPVSPPPVSPAAGGRVPPARSEPAGEPSTVPIPTVPAPSTRPTVPGAADPPAPPPSRRPDPANGRPARPLGRRTWDDARPTGPAGSEPGADNLDGWLTDLRRRPDEPDPFTDAGRSGPTNGRSVEPAPPPARSFFEPTSGRSPRRPSPLDAPRRGGDRATPPSRFAGGGQPFPRRRPLNEPVPEDPTQAFRVNPAEPTPASRPAEPERPFRPAPAAEATQALPRRHPGTGDDPGSEDQTQPIPGPADLAEAEELPPSIAEPVSAPPASRRGFTPIVIEGTVIESRELTEPAPRPAAVPPPAPYAVPTVPAAASAMASATAPAASPGDGGPAAPWAGPTDPTVPLLVDPPPSPVLDRAAGPSDLRAAPAAGTPADMPAERTVPLSGPSAPLSGPSAPHASNPADDPRPSPLFTAAGSGDEPTAPLAGPPAGPVVSPPDRGATADEATTSLFAPTSPAPEPTTSRFASASPAPEPTASLFASTEPTAPQRDRSAPAEERTTLFAPAPSEDERTEPLFEPPAPPPDVPLFEPPAGTDTRPFTPAAEEPTTSVFAPNVAADEATTSVFVPTAAAAEGPATSMFAPAAPAAEPTTSVFAPAAGPVPPEKPTAGAAGSPVDGARDADFVPANEVEEELLSAAGSGSTDSFLTTLLLARVLLPVAADSVAGSRPGDPGFVWCTEQIDGGTYVVVYTSPERLAHRAGGPTETVRVKFVQLIRRWPDVSWSFAVNPGTPVGATYPGEQVLALANWAAEVGLGDDPETEPEPPTTAPAPSAEPRPAAPAVDPARPVTMQKAIAPSQLAYYLERGYDRVSGFVHRAGELAHLGTPAELYDALGLGHPGSPFSRDAEEIYVLRWPAYRPSLYRIPYGGQNEGAMRAMEGWVIERPPFRGNGFAPGESSDVVAEFKVDSARLPHGAELWRIGADRSERVVAVLDTDALLWVRADEA, from the coding sequence GTGACCGGATGGGAACCGGCCACCGAGGCCGAGGTGGCGATGCGGGATGCGCTCCGCGCACAGGACCAGCAGCTCTACTTCCGCGTCCTGACCCGCGTCGATCTGCTGCTGCCGGTCGCCGCGGAGAAGCCCGCCGGGCGGGGCCCGACGGGCTGGGGCACCTGGACCACCGGGGGCCGCACGCACGTCCTGGCCTTCACCTCCGCCACCGCGCTGCGCGCCTGCCTGGGCGAGAACGCCGGCGCCACCCGCCGGGTCCCGTACGCCGACCTGGCCGCGGACTGGCCCAACCACGAGTGGTGGCTGGCGGTCAATCCGGGGCTGCCCATCGAGGGCTACCTGCCGGCCTGGTTCGTCGCGCAGCTCGCCCGGGGCGACGTCCGGCTGCCGGGCCGGACCATGGGCGCCCGCGCTCGCCTGGAGCGGGTGGAGAGCGCCGCCCGGGCCGCCCGGGGTGGCCCGCCCGCGCCCGGCCGGGACGTCCCCCCGCCGCCCGTGTCCCCGCCGCCTGTGTCCCCGCCACCCGTGTCCCCGGCGGCCGGAGGGCGGGTGCCGCCGGCCCGCAGCGAGCCGGCCGGCGAGCCGTCGACAGTTCCGATCCCCACCGTTCCCGCCCCGAGCACCCGGCCCACCGTCCCCGGCGCGGCCGACCCGCCCGCCCCACCACCGTCCCGCCGCCCCGACCCGGCGAACGGCCGTCCGGCCCGCCCGCTCGGCCGCCGTACGTGGGACGACGCGCGGCCCACCGGCCCCGCCGGCAGCGAGCCGGGCGCGGACAATCTCGACGGCTGGCTCACCGACCTGCGTCGGCGTCCCGACGAGCCGGATCCGTTCACCGATGCCGGCCGCTCCGGCCCCACCAACGGCCGATCGGTCGAACCCGCGCCGCCACCCGCCCGATCCTTCTTCGAGCCCACCTCCGGCCGTTCGCCCCGGCGCCCCTCGCCGCTGGACGCGCCGCGCCGCGGCGGGGACCGGGCGACGCCGCCCTCCCGGTTCGCCGGCGGCGGCCAGCCGTTCCCGCGCCGCCGGCCGCTGAACGAGCCGGTTCCGGAGGACCCGACGCAGGCGTTCCGGGTAAACCCGGCCGAACCGACCCCGGCGAGCCGACCCGCGGAACCGGAGCGGCCGTTCCGCCCGGCCCCGGCCGCAGAGGCCACCCAGGCGCTGCCCCGGCGGCACCCCGGCACGGGCGACGACCCGGGATCGGAGGACCAGACCCAGCCGATCCCCGGCCCGGCCGACCTCGCCGAGGCCGAGGAGCTTCCGCCGTCGATCGCCGAGCCGGTGTCCGCCCCACCCGCGTCGCGCCGGGGCTTCACCCCGATCGTCATCGAGGGCACCGTCATCGAGTCCCGCGAGCTGACCGAGCCGGCGCCGCGCCCCGCCGCCGTTCCGCCGCCCGCGCCGTACGCGGTGCCCACGGTGCCCGCCGCCGCCTCCGCGATGGCGTCGGCCACGGCGCCGGCCGCGTCCCCGGGGGACGGCGGCCCGGCGGCGCCCTGGGCCGGTCCCACCGACCCCACCGTGCCGCTGCTCGTCGACCCGCCTCCGTCGCCGGTCCTCGACCGTGCCGCCGGGCCGTCCGACCTCCGGGCGGCTCCTGCCGCGGGGACGCCCGCCGACATGCCCGCCGAGCGGACCGTGCCGCTGTCCGGCCCGTCCGCGCCGTTGTCCGGCCCGTCCGCGCCGCACGCGTCGAACCCGGCCGACGATCCGCGCCCGTCGCCGCTGTTCACCGCTGCCGGCTCGGGGGACGAGCCGACCGCGCCGCTGGCGGGGCCGCCCGCCGGCCCGGTGGTGTCCCCGCCCGACCGGGGCGCGACGGCGGACGAGGCGACGACCTCGCTGTTCGCGCCCACCTCCCCGGCGCCCGAGCCGACCACGTCGCGGTTCGCCTCGGCCTCCCCGGCGCCCGAGCCGACCGCGTCGCTGTTCGCGTCGACGGAGCCCACGGCGCCGCAGCGGGACCGGAGCGCCCCGGCGGAGGAGAGGACAACGCTCTTCGCGCCGGCCCCTTCTGAGGACGAGCGGACCGAGCCGCTGTTCGAGCCGCCCGCGCCCCCGCCGGACGTGCCCCTCTTCGAGCCACCCGCAGGGACGGACACGCGGCCGTTCACGCCGGCAGCCGAGGAGCCGACGACGTCGGTGTTCGCGCCGAATGTCGCCGCTGACGAGGCGACCACCTCGGTGTTCGTACCGACCGCTGCCGCCGCGGAGGGGCCGGCCACGTCCATGTTCGCGCCGGCTGCCCCGGCGGCCGAGCCGACGACGTCGGTGTTCGCGCCCGCGGCCGGGCCCGTGCCGCCGGAAAAGCCAACGGCCGGAGCCGCAGGGTCCCCGGTGGACGGTGCCAGGGACGCCGACTTCGTGCCCGCCAACGAGGTCGAGGAGGAACTGCTGAGCGCGGCCGGCAGCGGCAGCACCGACAGCTTCCTCACCACCCTGCTGCTGGCCCGGGTGCTGCTGCCGGTCGCCGCCGATTCAGTGGCGGGCAGCCGGCCGGGCGATCCCGGCTTCGTCTGGTGCACGGAGCAGATCGACGGCGGGACGTACGTGGTGGTCTACACCTCGCCCGAGCGGCTGGCGCACCGGGCCGGCGGCCCGACCGAGACGGTACGGGTCAAGTTCGTGCAGCTCATCCGCCGCTGGCCGGACGTGAGCTGGTCGTTCGCCGTGAACCCGGGCACCCCGGTCGGGGCGACGTACCCGGGGGAGCAGGTTCTCGCGCTGGCCAACTGGGCCGCCGAGGTGGGGCTGGGTGACGACCCGGAGACCGAGCCGGAGCCGCCCACCACCGCACCGGCGCCGTCGGCCGAGCCCCGGCCCGCTGCGCCGGCGGTGGACCCGGCCCGCCCCGTGACCATGCAGAAGGCGATCGCTCCCAGCCAGCTCGCCTACTACCTGGAGCGCGGCTACGACCGGGTGTCCGGCTTCGTGCACCGGGCCGGCGAGCTGGCCCACCTCGGCACCCCGGCCGAGCTGTACGACGCGCTCGGTCTCGGCCACCCCGGCTCGCCGTTCTCCCGTGACGCCGAGGAGATCTACGTGTTGCGCTGGCCGGCCTACCGGCCGAGCCTCTACCGGATCCCCTACGGCGGGCAGAACGAGGGCGCGATGCGGGCGATGGAGGGCTGGGTGATCGAGCGGCCCCCGTTCCGCGGCAACGGTTTCGCCCCGGGGGAGAGCAGCGACGTGGTCGCCGAGTTCAAGGTGGACAGCGCCCGGCTGCCGCACGGCGCCGAGCTGTGGCGGATCGGCGCGGATCGCAGCGAGCGGGTGGTCGCCGTGCTGGACACCGACGCGCTGCTCTGGGTCAGGGCGGACGAGGCGTGA
- a CDS encoding anti-sigma factor family protein, whose product MTRCEFAHDDGAYVLGALAPADRAAYERHLAGCASCREAVAEIAVLPGLLGRLDPAGLEQFLPSAAETSRVPALLDAARERRRRERSRSRRRYALTALAAAALAVLAGVGVSLVRPPAAPPPTATATASTPAPVPMTAMRPVDGPVPLHAEVALTDKRWGTEVTMRCGYDQRAGHREAYTFRLVAHGPDGATEQVGTWLAAPGDNVRVVGATHFTHGELVRLELVRADGTPVLAYDAR is encoded by the coding sequence ATGACCCGCTGCGAGTTCGCGCACGACGACGGCGCGTACGTGCTGGGCGCCCTCGCCCCCGCCGACCGGGCGGCCTACGAGCGGCACCTGGCCGGCTGCGCGTCGTGCCGGGAGGCGGTCGCCGAGATCGCCGTGCTGCCCGGCCTGCTGGGCCGGCTCGACCCGGCCGGGCTGGAGCAGTTCCTGCCGTCCGCCGCGGAGACCTCCCGGGTGCCCGCACTGCTCGACGCCGCGCGGGAGCGCCGGCGCCGCGAGCGGTCCCGGTCCCGGCGACGGTACGCGCTGACGGCGCTCGCCGCCGCCGCGCTCGCGGTGCTGGCCGGCGTCGGGGTGTCACTGGTCCGCCCGCCGGCCGCCCCGCCGCCGACGGCCACCGCGACGGCGAGCACCCCGGCGCCGGTGCCCATGACGGCCATGCGGCCGGTCGACGGGCCGGTGCCGCTGCACGCCGAGGTCGCCCTGACCGACAAGCGGTGGGGCACCGAGGTCACCATGCGCTGCGGGTACGACCAGCGCGCCGGTCACCGCGAGGCGTACACCTTCCGGCTGGTGGCGCACGGCCCGGACGGCGCGACGGAGCAGGTCGGCACCTGGCTGGCCGCGCCCGGCGACAACGTCCGGGTGGTCGGCGCCACCCACTTCACCCACGGCGAGCTGGTCCGCCTCGAACTGGTCCGCGCCGACGGCACCCCGGTGCTCGCCTACGACGCCCGCTGA
- the eccE gene encoding type VII secretion protein EccE, translated as MCHGGVTRRTRGGGAVTATTTGRPASAPAPPAQWTRRPAPAVRAGQVVAAQVAVAVLVAAVGRGVPVTAAALLLAAVLLPATWVRFRGRWLFEWLAVGAAYLARRRALPAASGPAALLELAHPGAVVRPAELAGGPAAVLEDAAGMTALLEIGDPDDLLGEGPRELPSPLGLLPVPGPESPPVRIQLLCSASPAPAPTAGAGTAGTSYRQLTDGRLAGRARTVLAVRVLRADGWSDEELRRALSGTVRRIVRRLGPLSGRPLGGPAALRVVAELAHHDAGAPVRESWPAVTVGGLPQTTWRLRRWPDPRTDAARRMVSRLLALPATATTVSLCVGPRAGADAAPTPAELTVRLAARTTAELSVAERALRRLAGDLGAHLRRLDGEHLAGLAATLPLAVARAAAPVGPELAALELTLGESGLMVGANRHGGAVTVRLFRPTTTRLLLVGGARAAQLLALRALALGARVAVQTTRPRVWEPFVRGVGAPGGAVPLVPPGRPVGGAPGSPLHPLLLVVDVGPVPPEVGPAAAWQSVLVVRDELTPADTAALARADLAILQPLDPGEAALAGAALGLGGSADWLTRIRDDMVAVVNRRALRWALLSPTPIESQLVGRPARH; from the coding sequence ATGTGCCACGGCGGCGTCACCCGGCGAACACGCGGAGGAGGTGCGGTGACCGCGACCACGACCGGCCGGCCGGCTTCCGCACCCGCCCCGCCGGCGCAGTGGACGCGGCGGCCGGCTCCGGCCGTTCGCGCCGGGCAGGTGGTGGCCGCCCAGGTCGCGGTGGCGGTGCTGGTCGCGGCCGTGGGCCGGGGTGTCCCGGTGACGGCGGCGGCCCTGCTGCTGGCAGCGGTCCTGCTCCCCGCCACCTGGGTCCGGTTCCGGGGCCGCTGGCTCTTCGAGTGGCTCGCCGTCGGCGCGGCGTACCTGGCCCGGCGGCGCGCCCTGCCGGCGGCCTCCGGGCCGGCCGCGCTGCTGGAGCTGGCGCACCCCGGGGCGGTGGTGCGCCCGGCGGAGCTGGCCGGCGGCCCGGCGGCGGTGCTGGAGGACGCCGCCGGGATGACCGCGCTGCTGGAGATCGGCGACCCGGACGACCTGCTCGGCGAGGGCCCGCGGGAGTTGCCGTCGCCGCTCGGCCTGCTGCCCGTGCCCGGGCCGGAGAGCCCACCGGTCCGGATCCAGCTGCTGTGCTCGGCGTCGCCCGCGCCGGCGCCCACCGCCGGGGCGGGCACGGCCGGCACGTCGTACCGGCAGCTCACCGACGGGCGGCTGGCGGGGCGGGCCCGCACGGTGCTGGCGGTCCGGGTGCTCCGGGCCGACGGCTGGTCGGACGAGGAGCTGCGTCGCGCCCTGTCCGGCACGGTCCGGCGGATCGTGCGCCGGCTCGGCCCGCTCTCCGGTCGCCCGCTCGGCGGTCCGGCGGCGCTGCGCGTGGTGGCCGAGCTGGCCCACCACGACGCCGGGGCGCCCGTGCGGGAGAGCTGGCCGGCGGTGACCGTGGGCGGGCTGCCGCAGACCACCTGGCGGCTGCGCCGGTGGCCGGATCCGCGCACCGACGCGGCGCGGCGGATGGTGTCCCGGCTGCTGGCGCTGCCGGCCACCGCCACCACCGTGTCGCTCTGCGTGGGCCCGCGCGCCGGCGCCGACGCCGCGCCCACGCCGGCCGAGCTGACCGTACGCCTGGCCGCCCGCACCACCGCCGAGCTGTCGGTGGCCGAGCGGGCGCTGCGCCGGCTCGCCGGGGATCTCGGCGCGCATCTGCGCCGGCTGGACGGCGAGCACCTGGCCGGGCTGGCGGCCACGCTGCCGCTGGCGGTGGCCCGCGCCGCCGCCCCGGTCGGGCCGGAGCTGGCCGCCCTGGAGCTGACTCTCGGCGAGTCGGGGTTGATGGTGGGCGCGAACCGGCACGGCGGCGCCGTGACCGTACGCCTGTTCCGGCCCACGACGACCCGGCTGCTGCTGGTCGGTGGGGCACGCGCGGCCCAACTGCTGGCCCTGCGGGCGCTGGCGCTCGGCGCCCGGGTGGCGGTGCAGACGACCCGGCCCCGGGTCTGGGAGCCGTTCGTCCGCGGGGTGGGCGCACCGGGCGGTGCGGTGCCGCTGGTCCCGCCGGGGCGGCCGGTCGGCGGCGCGCCGGGGTCGCCGCTGCACCCGTTGCTGCTGGTCGTCGACGTCGGCCCGGTGCCGCCGGAGGTCGGTCCGGCGGCGGCCTGGCAGTCGGTGCTTGTGGTCCGCGACGAGCTGACCCCGGCCGACACGGCCGCGCTGGCCCGCGCGGACCTCGCGATCCTGCAACCGCTCGACCCCGGCGAGGCCGCGCTGGCCGGCGCGGCGCTGGGCCTGGGCGGTTCGGCGGACTGGCTGACCCGGATCCGGGACGACATGGTGGCGGTGGTGAACCGGCGGGCGTTGCGGTGGGCGCTGCTCTCGCCGACGCCCATCGAGTCGCAACTGGTCGGTCGCCCGGCCCGCCATTGA